The following are from one region of the Venenivibrio stagnispumantis genome:
- a CDS encoding SAVED domain-containing protein produces the protein MLEKFKNDPSDRIKIIKSKKLSEEDKPVLYELLTDKNVSDEEKFLIWKAIKQKNDLLDVEKLSELLNMPALNVKKIFTSTPIEVKFPIALKDKAEITKAYIIELPKETDTLSFSLKEDKIEALKTIKDIVNKPFFVIFEKDFTHKSFMLAVLVGLLTKGENIDKFAFTGVVNKEKEIFSVDGIEEKEKVAKEQGLKLIKPDYADTIDELLYWIGEEAIDIPFLIMVNKSTEEVKTALTKLEKEIKDKKSYFSIEKLKNIFDIQEEDLYLYYDKPLSEKEEEWQNLIKLFEEKLKNIYSKFENKIRILHIAFATPASLAMGFGIKLGTKKPVILYHYQSDKYVPVIDLSSAETIRTIKGMKEIEKIKYEIKNIQNTEDVAVEIRLASHNLTSDVENYLKANNKDYAIVNIQTLNAGNLPLPEKNEWAEYISEIYTLLNDLKNQYHINRYHIFLSTPVAIAFALGMAIGHFWDTYIYNYNPKAEIKNKYFKVLEGKNLESIF, from the coding sequence ATGTTAGAGAAATTCAAGAATGATCCATCAGACAGAATAAAAATAATAAAATCAAAAAAACTATCAGAAGAAGATAAACCGGTATTATATGAACTACTTACAGATAAAAATGTATCGGATGAAGAGAAATTTTTAATCTGGAAAGCTATAAAACAAAAAAATGATTTACTTGATGTAGAAAAACTTTCAGAACTATTAAATATGCCGGCTTTAAATGTAAAAAAAATATTTACATCTACACCAATAGAAGTAAAATTTCCAATAGCACTCAAAGATAAAGCAGAAATAACAAAAGCCTATATTATAGAACTTCCAAAAGAAACAGACACTCTAAGCTTTTCTTTAAAAGAAGATAAAATAGAAGCATTAAAAACAATAAAAGATATTGTAAATAAGCCGTTTTTCGTAATCTTTGAAAAAGATTTTACCCATAAATCATTTATGCTTGCGGTTTTGGTTGGTTTATTAACAAAAGGAGAAAATATAGATAAATTTGCATTTACAGGTGTTGTAAATAAAGAAAAAGAAATTTTCTCAGTTGATGGTATAGAAGAAAAAGAAAAAGTAGCCAAAGAACAAGGATTAAAACTTATAAAACCGGATTATGCAGATACCATAGATGAATTATTATACTGGATAGGGGAAGAAGCAATAGATATTCCTTTTTTAATAATGGTAAATAAATCAACCGAAGAAGTTAAAACAGCACTGACAAAACTTGAAAAAGAAATAAAAGATAAAAAATCTTATTTTTCCATAGAAAAGCTAAAAAATATATTTGATATTCAGGAAGAAGATTTATATCTGTATTATGATAAGCCATTATCCGAAAAAGAAGAAGAATGGCAAAATTTAATTAAACTATTTGAAGAAAAATTAAAAAATATATATTCTAAATTTGAAAATAAAATCAGAATTTTACATATAGCCTTTGCAACTCCGGCATCTCTTGCAATGGGATTTGGTATAAAACTTGGGACAAAAAAACCGGTAATTTTATATCATTATCAATCAGATAAATATGTTCCGGTAATAGATTTATCATCAGCAGAAACAATAAGAACCATAAAAGGAATGAAAGAGATTGAAAAAATAAAATATGAGATAAAAAATATACAAAACACAGAAGATGTAGCAGTAGAAATAAGACTGGCAAGCCATAATTTAACTTCTGATGTAGAAAATTATCTTAAAGCAAACAATAAAGATTATGCAATAGTTAATATACAAACTCTCAATGCAGGAAATTTACCATTACCGGAAAAAAATGAATGGGCAGAGTATATTTCAGAAATATATACTTTATTAAATGATTTAAAAAATCAATATCATATAAACAGATACCATATATTTTTAAGCACACCGGTTGCAATAGCTTTTGCTCTTGGAATGGCTATCGGACATTTCTGGGACACATATATTTATAACTATAACCCGAAAGCAGAGATTAAAAATAAATATTTTAAAGTCTTAGAAGGAAAAAATTTAGAAAGTATTTTTTAA